In Xenorhabdus nematophila ATCC 19061, one DNA window encodes the following:
- the hupB gene encoding nucleoid-associated protein HU-beta, producing MIRVNKSQLIDKIAADVNISKAAAGRVVDAFISSVSEALKDGDDVALVGFGTFSVRERAARTGRNPQTGKEIKIAAAKVPAFRSGKGLKDAVNA from the coding sequence ATGATAAGAGTGAATAAGTCACAATTGATCGACAAAATTGCTGCTGATGTGAACATTTCCAAAGCAGCAGCAGGACGTGTAGTAGATGCATTCATTTCTTCAGTATCTGAAGCATTGAAAGACGGTGATGATGTCGCTTTGGTAGGGTTCGGTACATTTAGTGTGCGTGAACGTGCTGCACGTACAGGACGCAACCCTCAAACAGGCAAAGAAATCAAAATCGCGGCTGCAAAAGTACCTGCTTTCCGTTCCGGAAAGGGTCTCAAGGATGCGGTTAATGCTTAA
- the ppiD gene encoding peptidylprolyl isomerase, whose amino-acid sequence MMDNLRTAANGPVLKIVLALIILTFLLTGVTGYLSSESGSYAAKVNGQTISRAELEQAFLQEKDVLQERLGDQFSALLSDEQQVRQIRRQSLDRLINTVLIEQYANKLGLSASDDQVAEEIRNTSFLQTDGKFDNKKYQDYLNMLARSNISPDHFAAQVRKELINRQLMQVLMGSEIALPTEIKQEVMLILQERTVRFATLELKSLEAQQKVTDEELKNYYSANSKRFTVPEKVKISYIKMDAVDELKNITVSEADIEKYYKNNLSKYTTPEQKKYSFIQLVSDSAAKSVLDELNKGADFSQLAAEKSTDKFSAQKGGDLGWMEESSLPNELKSANLTQKGQLSEIVKLSNAYAIFRLDDIKPQVIKPLADIHAEIDKIVKQEKSVDAFYDLQRKVSDAAANDNESLAAAEKAAGYAAVNTDWFDRDHIPADINFSQVVQAIFSGNLIDDKGATGTNSDVISVEGDRAFIVRVNDVKPETVQPFGQAKSEMAELLKRQKAEKQLQVESEKLLVALKEGKGEQALKAAGIQFGQPTVIKRFPQTHQATDIAFTLPHPKEGKVQYGLAQDEIGNAVLIQLDKVIPGSISDEQIKQYQEGYQYQTGNMMLESLMINLRDEADIKFGQVE is encoded by the coding sequence ATGATGGACAACCTACGCACGGCGGCAAACGGTCCTGTGCTTAAAATTGTGTTGGCTCTAATTATCCTGACCTTTTTGTTGACAGGTGTAACGGGTTACCTGTCAAGCGAAAGTGGTAGTTATGCTGCCAAAGTGAATGGTCAAACCATTAGTCGCGCTGAACTTGAACAGGCGTTTCTGCAAGAAAAAGATGTATTGCAGGAAAGATTGGGAGATCAATTCTCAGCTTTGTTAAGCGATGAACAACAAGTGCGTCAGATTCGTCGTCAGTCATTGGATCGCCTTATTAATACTGTTTTAATTGAACAGTATGCTAACAAGTTGGGCTTATCAGCAAGCGACGATCAGGTTGCTGAAGAGATACGTAACACATCTTTTCTCCAGACCGACGGTAAATTTGATAACAAAAAATATCAGGACTATTTGAACATGCTTGCTCGTTCAAACATAAGCCCTGATCACTTTGCAGCTCAGGTTCGTAAGGAGCTTATCAACCGTCAATTGATGCAGGTATTGATGGGGTCGGAAATTGCATTACCGACAGAAATCAAACAAGAAGTGATGCTTATTCTTCAAGAAAGAACAGTGCGTTTTGCAACTCTTGAATTGAAATCACTTGAAGCACAGCAAAAAGTAACTGATGAAGAGTTGAAAAACTACTATAGTGCAAATAGTAAGCGTTTCACTGTGCCAGAAAAAGTTAAAATCAGCTATATCAAGATGGATGCTGTAGATGAACTCAAAAACATCACTGTATCTGAAGCTGATATCGAAAAATATTATAAAAATAATCTGTCAAAATATACGACACCTGAACAGAAGAAATACAGTTTTATTCAACTGGTTTCAGACTCAGCCGCTAAATCTGTTTTAGATGAATTAAATAAAGGGGCTGATTTCAGTCAATTGGCAGCCGAAAAATCGACTGACAAATTTTCTGCTCAAAAGGGAGGGGATCTTGGTTGGATGGAAGAAAGTTCTCTGCCTAATGAGCTTAAATCAGCTAATTTGACACAGAAAGGGCAACTTTCTGAGATTGTCAAATTATCCAATGCGTATGCTATCTTCCGTCTGGATGATATTAAACCGCAGGTAATCAAACCATTAGCTGATATACATGCAGAAATAGATAAAATTGTTAAGCAGGAAAAATCAGTTGACGCATTCTATGACTTACAAAGAAAAGTGAGTGATGCTGCAGCTAATGATAATGAATCTTTGGCCGCGGCAGAAAAAGCAGCAGGTTATGCAGCTGTGAACACCGATTGGTTTGATCGTGACCACATTCCTGCTGATATTAATTTCAGTCAAGTTGTTCAGGCTATTTTTTCTGGTAATTTGATCGACGATAAAGGCGCAACGGGAACTAACTCGGATGTTATTTCTGTTGAAGGTGACAGAGCTTTTATCGTTCGTGTTAATGACGTCAAACCTGAAACTGTTCAACCATTTGGACAAGCTAAATCTGAAATGGCTGAATTGTTGAAGCGTCAGAAAGCAGAAAAACAGCTTCAGGTTGAAAGTGAAAAACTGCTGGTGGCCCTAAAAGAAGGTAAAGGTGAGCAGGCATTAAAAGCTGCCGGCATCCAATTTGGTCAGCCAACAGTAATAAAGCGCTTCCCACAAACTCATCAGGCCACTGATATAGCATTCACTTTACCTCATCCTAAAGAAGGTAAAGTTCAATACGGTTTAGCTCAGGATGAGATTGGGAATGCTGTGCTTATCCAATTGGATAAAGTTATTCCTGGTTCTATCAGCGATGAGCAGATTAAACAATATCAGGAAGGTTATCAGTACCAGACCGGTAATATGATGTTGGAATCGCTGATGATTAACTTACGTGATGAAGCGGATATTAAGTTCGGTCAAGTCGAATAA
- a CDS encoding SmdA family multidrug ABC transporter permease/ATP-binding protein encodes MRLFSQLGWYFISEWRRYLGAVIFLIMIAVLQLIPPRLVGVIVDGISANTMSSGQLLMWLGVILVIALAIYGLRYVWRVWLFGASYRLAVKLRSDFYLRLSRQNPEFYLRHRTGDLMARATNDVDRVVFAAGEGVLTLVDALVMGCAVLIVMSVEISWELTLLSLLPMPIMALAIKHYGAQLHHRFKSAQGAFSSLNNHAQESLTSIRMIKAFGLEELQSSQFEEVAIDAGRKNMHVARVDARFDPTIFITIAVSNLLAIGGGSWMVVHGSMTLGELTSFIMYLGLMIWPMLALAWMFNIVERGSAAYTRIQSLLQEPLVIDDGSQYLDSGRGVLLANINTFTYPTNDKPVLSRICFQLEPGQLFGLCGPTGSGKSTLLALLQRQFDITDGDIRFQSQNISTLRIEEWRSRLAIVNQTPFLFSDTVAGNIALGRPDATQEQIEEVACLANVHDDILRLPQGYQTQVGERGVMLSGGQKQRISIARALLLDSEILILDDALSAVDGHTEYQIMKNLSQWRRQRTIIISAHRLSALTEADNILVIQHGTIAQQGLHKQLITQSGWYSDMYHYQQLEAALDGENE; translated from the coding sequence GTGCGATTATTTTCACAATTAGGCTGGTATTTTATTAGTGAATGGCGACGTTACTTGGGTGCTGTCATTTTTCTCATTATGATTGCGGTGCTGCAACTCATTCCTCCTCGTTTGGTTGGGGTCATCGTTGATGGCATTAGTGCAAACACTATGTCATCTGGGCAGTTATTGATGTGGCTGGGTGTGATACTTGTTATTGCATTGGCAATTTATGGGCTGCGATATGTTTGGCGTGTATGGCTGTTTGGTGCTTCTTATCGGTTGGCTGTTAAGTTACGCAGTGATTTTTATCTGAGGCTGAGTCGTCAGAATCCTGAATTTTATTTACGCCATCGAACAGGCGATCTCATGGCTCGTGCAACAAACGATGTTGACAGAGTTGTTTTCGCTGCCGGGGAAGGTGTGCTTACTTTAGTTGATGCCTTAGTAATGGGGTGTGCTGTTCTTATTGTGATGAGCGTGGAGATTAGTTGGGAATTAACGTTGTTATCGCTATTGCCGATGCCCATTATGGCGTTGGCAATAAAACATTATGGTGCTCAGCTCCATCATCGTTTTAAATCAGCGCAAGGTGCTTTCTCAAGCCTGAATAACCACGCTCAGGAAAGTTTGACCAGCATCCGTATGATAAAAGCGTTTGGTTTGGAAGAACTACAGTCCAGTCAGTTTGAAGAAGTGGCCATTGATGCCGGACGTAAAAATATGCACGTTGCACGTGTGGATGCCCGTTTTGATCCCACCATTTTTATCACGATCGCCGTTTCAAATCTTTTGGCGATTGGGGGTGGGAGTTGGATGGTCGTGCACGGTTCTATGACCCTTGGCGAACTCACCAGCTTTATTATGTACTTGGGATTAATGATCTGGCCAATGCTGGCATTGGCCTGGATGTTCAACATTGTTGAGAGAGGCAGTGCCGCATATACACGTATCCAGAGTTTATTACAGGAACCTCTGGTGATTGATGATGGTTCACAATATTTAGATTCAGGTCGTGGTGTTTTGCTGGCAAATATCAATACGTTTACTTATCCAACAAATGATAAGCCTGTCTTGAGCAGGATCTGTTTTCAGCTAGAACCGGGTCAGTTATTTGGGCTATGCGGCCCAACGGGGTCAGGTAAAAGTACTTTGTTAGCTTTATTGCAGCGGCAATTTGATATTACTGATGGAGATATTCGTTTTCAGTCACAAAATATTTCGACCCTCAGAATAGAGGAGTGGCGTTCACGGTTAGCTATCGTCAATCAAACCCCTTTCCTGTTTTCGGACACAGTGGCGGGCAATATTGCGTTAGGACGGCCTGATGCAACCCAAGAACAAATAGAAGAGGTCGCTTGTTTAGCAAATGTGCATGATGACATTTTGCGGTTGCCACAAGGTTATCAAACGCAAGTAGGTGAACGAGGTGTGATGCTTTCAGGAGGACAAAAACAGCGTATATCCATTGCCAGAGCTTTGTTGTTGGATTCAGAGATTTTAATTCTTGACGATGCCTTATCGGCCGTTGACGGGCATACAGAATATCAAATCATGAAAAATCTCAGCCAGTGGCGGCGGCAACGCACGATTATTATTAGTGCGCACAGGCTGTCTGCATTAACGGAGGCAGATAATATATTGGTTATACAACATGGCACAATTGCGCAGCAGGGTTTGCATAAGCAACTTATTACTCAATCTGGCTGGTATTCTGACATGTACCACTATCAACAACTAGAAGCGGCATTGGATGGGGAAAATGAATAA
- a CDS encoding PLP-dependent cysteine synthase family protein codes for MSSLWAKNAIRAIQADYQRSADTHLIRLNLPMFPDIHLYLKDESTHPTGSLKHRLARSLFLYALTNGWIKEGTPIIEASSGSTAVSEAYFARLLGLPFIAVMPSCTAKRKVQEIEFHGGQCHFVEHSALIYQESERLAKELNGHYMDQFTYAERATDWRGNNNIAESIFRHMKLEPFPEPTYIVMSAGTGGTSATLGRYIRYQGYDTKLIVVDPENSVFYDCYRQNCREIRSDTGSKIEGIGRPRVEPSFISTVVDDMFQVPDAASIATIYWLEKLIGRKTGASTGTNVWGALQLAKQMRDNNQQGAIVTLICDSGERYLDTYYNPEWIRNNIGDVTQYLTQLPKLNGYK; via the coding sequence ATGTCGTCTTTATGGGCTAAAAATGCCATAAGAGCTATCCAGGCTGATTATCAACGCAGTGCTGATACTCATCTGATTCGCCTCAACCTTCCCATGTTTCCAGATATTCACCTCTATCTTAAAGATGAAAGTACGCATCCTACAGGTAGTCTGAAACATAGACTTGCACGCTCCTTATTCCTTTATGCACTGACGAATGGCTGGATTAAGGAAGGAACGCCAATTATTGAAGCATCATCCGGTAGTACCGCTGTTTCAGAAGCTTATTTTGCCCGCTTGCTTGGGTTGCCCTTTATTGCTGTAATGCCCTCCTGCACCGCTAAACGCAAAGTTCAGGAAATTGAGTTCCACGGTGGTCAATGCCATTTTGTAGAACATTCTGCCCTGATTTATCAAGAATCAGAACGGCTGGCCAAAGAGCTGAATGGCCATTACATGGATCAGTTCACCTATGCTGAACGAGCAACTGATTGGCGAGGAAACAACAATATTGCAGAGAGTATTTTTCGCCATATGAAACTGGAACCTTTTCCTGAACCAACTTATATCGTTATGAGTGCAGGAACTGGGGGTACATCAGCAACGCTTGGCCGCTATATCCGTTATCAGGGATATGATACCAAGCTGATTGTTGTCGATCCTGAAAACTCCGTTTTTTACGATTGTTATCGTCAGAACTGCCGAGAAATTCGCAGTGATACTGGCAGTAAAATCGAAGGTATTGGTCGTCCACGTGTAGAACCCTCCTTTATCTCCACAGTTGTCGATGACATGTTCCAAGTTCCTGACGCTGCTTCTATTGCTACTATTTATTGGCTTGAAAAATTAATTGGTAGAAAAACAGGTGCATCAACAGGAACCAACGTCTGGGGTGCTTTGCAACTCGCCAAACAAATGCGCGATAACAACCAACAGGGTGCAATCGTGACATTAATATGTGATAGCGGGGAACGCTATCTTGATACTTATTACAATCCGGAATGGATCCGCAATAATATCGGTGATGTCACACAGTATTTAACACAACTACCCAAATTAAACGGTTATAAGTAA
- a CDS encoding acyl-CoA thioesterase — protein sequence MSTIIKVRGYHIDLFQHVNNARYLEFMEAARWDLLTEDDTLEWLNRNNIGFVVVNININYRHPAVVTDELEVKSSLQELRNKSGTFFQEIIRRSDNQIIADALTTFACIDLKTQKSLTLEGELRKRMESYQR from the coding sequence ATGAGTACGATTATTAAAGTTAGGGGTTACCATATTGATCTTTTCCAGCATGTGAATAACGCCCGTTATTTAGAGTTTATGGAAGCCGCTCGCTGGGATTTACTAACAGAAGATGACACTCTGGAATGGTTAAATCGTAATAATATTGGTTTTGTTGTGGTAAATATCAATATTAATTATCGCCACCCAGCCGTTGTGACAGATGAGCTGGAAGTGAAATCTTCTTTGCAAGAATTACGTAATAAAAGCGGTACATTTTTTCAGGAAATTATACGCAGGAGCGATAATCAAATTATTGCAGATGCTTTAACTACATTTGCCTGTATTGATTTAAAAACCCAGAAATCCCTGACTTTGGAAGGTGAATTACGGAAAAGAATGGAATCTTATCAGCGCTAA
- the queC gene encoding 7-cyano-7-deazaguanine synthase QueC, whose amino-acid sequence MKRAVVVFSGGQDSTTCLIQALRQYDEVHCVTFDYGQRHRAEIDVASRISKELGAAAHKVLDVTLLNELAISSLTRDNIPVPDFNASEKSDLPNTFVPGRNILFLTLAAIYAYQVEAEAVITGVCETDFSGYPDCRDEFVRALNKAVSLGIARDIRFETPLMWLNKAETWALADYYKKLDFIRNQTLTCYNGIQGDGCSECAACHLRAKGLTNYLDNSQSIMAEMKSKTHLS is encoded by the coding sequence ATGAAACGAGCCGTTGTTGTATTCAGTGGTGGGCAGGACTCCACCACTTGTTTGATTCAAGCCCTTCGTCAATATGACGAAGTTCATTGTGTTACTTTTGACTATGGACAGCGGCATCGTGCTGAAATTGACGTCGCTTCTCGCATCAGCAAAGAATTGGGAGCGGCTGCCCACAAAGTACTTGATGTTACTTTGTTAAATGAACTAGCAATCAGTAGCCTAACAAGAGACAACATTCCTGTACCCGATTTCAATGCAAGTGAAAAAAGCGACCTCCCAAATACTTTTGTGCCCGGCCGTAATATTTTATTTTTAACTCTGGCCGCTATTTATGCTTATCAGGTTGAAGCTGAAGCCGTGATTACTGGTGTTTGTGAAACTGATTTTTCAGGTTATCCAGATTGTCGTGACGAATTTGTCAGAGCACTGAATAAAGCTGTCAGTCTTGGTATCGCTCGTGATATCCGTTTTGAAACACCGCTAATGTGGCTGAACAAAGCAGAAACTTGGGCACTGGCCGATTACTATAAAAAATTAGATTTTATTCGTAACCAGACCCTGACTTGTTATAATGGCATTCAGGGTGATGGATGCAGTGAATGTGCTGCCTGCCACCTCCGAGCCAAGGGATTAACTAATTATTTGGATAATTCCCAATCTATAATGGCAGAGATGAAATCTAAAACACATTTAAGTTAG
- a CDS encoding Lrp/AsnC family transcriptional regulator, translated as MLDKIDRKLLELLQQDCSSSLNSLAEAVNLTSTPCWKRLKRLEDEGYIVGKVALINGEKLGLGLTAIVMIKTQQHNSEWYEQFVTFIKKMPEVLTFYRMAGEYDYLMHVEVVDMKSYDRFYKSMVNGVPGLIDVTSNFAMEKIKYTTALPIPDSVA; from the coding sequence ATGCTAGACAAAATAGACCGTAAGCTACTTGAGCTACTCCAACAGGATTGTAGTTCATCCCTTAATTCATTGGCTGAAGCTGTTAATTTGACATCTACGCCTTGCTGGAAACGCCTTAAGCGGCTTGAAGATGAGGGGTATATTGTTGGTAAAGTAGCATTGATCAACGGTGAAAAACTTGGGCTTGGTCTGACAGCGATAGTGATGATCAAAACTCAGCAGCACAATAGTGAATGGTATGAACAGTTTGTTACCTTTATAAAAAAAATGCCTGAAGTCCTAACATTTTACCGTATGGCTGGCGAATATGATTATTTAATGCATGTAGAAGTTGTTGATATGAAAAGTTATGATCGGTTCTATAAAAGTATGGTAAATGGGGTTCCTGGTTTGATCGATGTCACCTCCAATTTTGCAATGGAGAAGATAAAATATACAACGGCGTTACCAATACCAGATTCAGTAGCATGA
- a CDS encoding ComEA family DNA-binding protein, with amino-acid sequence MKGLRVLFNSLIVALCINMPLSHAITTNESTDKTAKQPSSQHTATVENSISKEGGKQIPDQKISKKGTLNINIANAEELAKELNGIGVKKAQAIIEYREKYGPFTAIEQLQEVQGIGPTFIEKNRNKLTY; translated from the coding sequence ATGAAGGGTTTAAGGGTATTATTCAATTCACTCATTGTGGCTTTATGTATCAATATGCCGTTATCACACGCAATTACGACGAATGAATCTACTGATAAAACGGCAAAACAACCTAGTAGTCAACATACAGCGACTGTTGAGAACAGCATTTCAAAAGAAGGAGGGAAGCAGATCCCGGATCAGAAAATATCAAAGAAAGGGACACTGAACATTAATATTGCAAATGCTGAAGAGTTAGCGAAAGAACTTAATGGTATTGGGGTTAAAAAGGCACAGGCAATTATTGAATATCGTGAAAAATATGGTCCTTTTACAGCAATAGAACAACTACAAGAAGTTCAAGGCATTGGTCCTACCTTTATAGAAAAAAATCGAAATAAATTAACTTATTGA